The stretch of DNA caaaaatcatattaaccaaacacacttttaaccaagtcaaacaattaataatagtcaaataaacCAACACTGGCTGTAAGCttactattttaccaaacatggccaacCCACCTCTACGGCTTGGTGGTATAtaactatatttaatttttatttaaaaaattattatccaacaatataaatttattattttaaataataaatgattattaatttctatatttatgtaaaggaaaaaaattatattttagtttctttttattGGTGATGAGGAAAACTCGTAATTATTGTTGAAGGTTGTGCACCCCACAACATCTCGTAAACAACACATGATATGTAAATCTCACTAAAAAACACAATACAATGCACTTTAACAGATAAAATATTgacaacaattaaatttaccattATCAAAATTCAATATACTTAGCTACTATTTAAGTACTATGGTGTagcaaacaaacaaagcaaaggATATTTTCTTGTCCATGTTACCGATGTCTAACTTATTAAATACCTTTTACTAtgatgtttattatttttttaataaaaaagaaaaagaaaaaatgttattttaaccGTTAAACTTACAATATAGTTTTGTAAGCTATTgaaatcttttttttattattttatttttatgaaagaaATCAAATCATAATTATCTCGCTatgcataaatttatttatttattatgtataacTTATGATATAGCTTAGCTTGTCCTTACACAGCTTAGCTTGTAAACAATTCTCTTAGCATAAGTCTCCACGTGCATCTTCGTAAATCACTTGTTCTAAGCCAGTCTCAAACCCTTTAGAATAGCACAAACTTCAGTCTCCTCGATTGAGCAATTACCAATATTTGCTGTAAACCTAATAATCAAATCTGATCCATTATATTaaccaatggggtagctcaagtgttaagtgagtttttttttttttttttttttttttggaaaaaaatccTGGAGAACTCGGTTTCGATTCTCACAAGTGACAATTCCCCCTAAGCCGCCTCCCGAAGCGAGCAGGGATTAAACGGGTGGACCCATGGGAACACCTCGTGAATTCACTTGGTGGGAGTAATACTCCATgcatcattatttttattagaatGTACAATAACACAAGTATTGCATAAATGTGGGTAGTATATTATATTTGTCATTATGGAATAAACTCTTTCTTATATAGTTATTTAATGTCGCATTAACAAGAAGGATTTATACTACATGCATTCTTAGGATATCCTTTCACTTCTTAAACTGGGAGTTCtaataatatatcattatatttaCATGCAATTCATCACTATCCTATTTATGCTCAATTTTAATTCactcttaaaatataataataataataataataataataatataatgtaacaaATAACATATACCTTTATTATAAACAATTGACGTTACATGGCACGAGTTAGATTTGCAATACACAAGATTAAAAAGAGAATAATATGAAAATAGATATGTCAGCTTACAATTGTGTGAATAGTATAAATTCTAAgcataggttttttttttttaataacttagATTTCGTcgatttaatatattatatcatGAAATTTATGAATCGGTCCCAAAGAAATAAATTATCAGTTGTACAAATAATTTTAAGTTCCTTACCTTCTGGgcaaaaaagtttattttattttaatttttttgtattcaGGGTTTTCACTGTAGAAGACTAATTCTTTTGTTAAATTATAAGCACATTTTAAGTGAAATAGCTGGCCTGAAAATTTaaggtgaattttttttcttttacttctcAGTAATTAATTCCAGAggacaaatataaaatatttccaGTCCAAATATCGAAAGTCAAGGACTGGAAAAAAATGGCAATCCTGTCGatgaagaaaatggagaaatggagaaaaatGTCCAACTGGTTggttgtgttaaaaaaaaaaaagtttttatttttattgttttttttagagagagagagagagaggaataGTTTTATGGAGCAGAGAGGGTATGGGGGGACAAGAGCGTATCTGCAAAAATCCTCAAATTCGATTCAGTCGCTTTGAAAAGTAAGGAAAAGAAGATACttcacattattttattatatcaccatccaacaaaaaataaaaaataaaaacaataaattaaagataaaacaaaaacaaaagaaacctATTCTATTGTGTTCACAAGATTTGGAGCTGGGAAATCAAAACCCAAGACCCAGAGCACAACCAACACAGTTCATTGCATTTGTTCCCACAAAGAACTAAAAAAGAAACAGGTTTAGTTTTTGCATTTCTCCCTCCTTTTTCCCCTCATTCTTCTCTGCTTCGCtggtcaaatgtaatattttatgttCTGTTGGGCAGCAAACGTGCTGTTCTTTGTCTGCACTCTTCCATCCTTCCACACCAGAAGGCTGTAGGGGTGCTAAAAAGGAGGGGCTTTCTTCTTTAAATTACATTTTCCTCTTCTTTGAagtttgggttttttttttgctgcTTTTGAGGGACCTGCAGGCATGCCTTCAACCCCATGAGGTAGGGGAGATTATCTATCTTTCTTGCCCTTGCCCTTGTCatcatttttccttattttataTGCTTTGAGTAGTAGAACAGacccttttctttgttttgcaCAAAAAAGGTGTTTTCTTGTCACTCTTTTCAAGAAACTCATGCTTGTTTGCTctaatttatgtatttttgtgtgtgggtgtgtgtaCTATGTTGTTGTCTTATTGTTGGGTGCCATGTTTTAGGTGAGGAGAGGGATGAGTTGAGGAGAAGAGGGTAGCAGAGATTAGTTTTGATGGGTCAGAAGATTCATAGCCAAAGCCATCACCACCACACAGTGGCTATGAGGTTGGGTGAGCAATTGAGCAGTAAGAGGAAGTACACATTAATCTGCAGGAATAGGCTCCCACAGTTGTTGGGTTGTTGGATTCTTCTCATATTCTTTGTGAGTAGTTGGATATTCAATAATATGGATGCTACCCACAAGGAGAAGAGGAAGGAGGCTTTGGTGAGCATGTGTGATCAGAGGGCTAGGATGTTGCAAGATCAATTCAGTGTCAGTGTTAACCATGTCCATGCCCTAGCCATCCTTGTCTCCACTTTCCATTACTACAAGTCCCCTTCTGCCATTGATAAGGTTAGGTTTTGTTGAGTAATTTTGAGCAATTTGTGGATTCTGATTCCCAGATTTTGTTCTTGTTGATGTTAATGTGTTTAGCTGTGAAGGGTGTGTGTGGTTTCTgaatcttgaattcttgaattcttgaattcttgattgtgGTTTGGCTGATTTTGGGGTTTTACAATGCAGGAAACTTTCGCTGAATACACTGCCAGAACAGCCTTCGAGAGGCCGTTGTTGAGCGGGGTGGCCTATGCGGAGAGAGTTCTTAATTCGCACCGGGGGAGCTTTGAGGATCAGCACGGATGGACTATTCGGACGATGGATAAAGAGCCTTCACCGATCAGGGACGAGTATGCCCCGGTTATACTCGCACAAGAAACTGTTTCTTACCTCGAGTCGCTTGACATGATGTCAGGGGAGGTAATGGATTAGTGTCTGTTATATGGATTTGGTTTCGTTTTTGTTCTCCAAGCTTATCTGATTATACGGTAGCTTATTGATGCAGGAGGACCGGGAAAATATCTTGAGGGCTAGGGCTACTGGGAAGGCTGTTCTTACAAGTCCCTTTAGGCTTCTAGGCTCTAATCACCTTGGTGTCGTTTTGACATTCCCGGTTTACAAATCCATGCTGCAAGCTAACCCGTCACAGCAGGATAGGATCGAAGCAACTGCAGGGTAAATCTATATTTACGCGTGACTATAATAAATAAGGTGTTGTTAGCGAGTGGTTGAGATACTTACATGTTAAATGAACTGGAATTTTTTAGAGTTAGGTTGGAGGGCATCATGTGcaattgaaatgaaatgaaattttttaaagttagatTAGAGGACATCATGTGCAATTGACTTGTTTTATGAGAGTTGGAAAACGATAAATTATGTAGCCCTTTCGGTTTGTGCAAAACTTATTTTTTAAGATAATATAGTCTTCTTGTCATTCTAATATAGTCTCCTGAGAGCGGTTTAGTCCCGTTTTAAACTTATAGCGTATTCTAAATGGCGAACCGCACCTTCCCGTGTTGAACTTTATATGTGAATCCTAAAATTCAGAAAATTCTGCAACGACTATTACTTTTTTAGAGAAAAACTCTGGGTTTTATGACGGAATAACTTACAAtcttgtttgatttttttgaatgacgagggaaacccgtaGCCCTTACCCGAGGGTTTGCATTGGGTAAACCGTCCTTATGACCTTAGCCAGCAACaacctgaccaacttggctagggTTGCCCCGATCAGGCTTTAGTTTTTGATTAACTATCTCTCTGTAAAGGaggtttattttttgtttaatgtaTTGCTGTAAGCAGATACCTTGGCGGGGCCTTTGATGTCGAGTCTCTAGTTGAAAACCTGCTCGGTCAACTTGCTGGAAACCAAGCAATCGTCGTGAATGTTTACGACATTACCAACTCTTCTGATCCTTTAGTCATGTATGGACAACCGGGCGAAGAGGGCGACCTGTCCCTGACACACGTGAGCAAGCTTGATTTTGGCGATCCATTTCGTAAGCACGAGATGATATGCAGGTCAGTTTCCTAGGTTGCTGTCTTCATTTCTGGGAAGCCGTTTTACCTTAAAAACGAAAAGCCGGAACTTCTCGAGGTTTCTTAAAGATGTACGTTGTGAATATATCTATGCAGGTATCTTCAGAAGGCTCCGACAGCGTGGGCTGCAGTAACCACTGCGTTCTTTATCTTCGTGATCGGATTTTTGGTTGGATATATGATATACGGTGCTGGAATTCACATTATTAAAGTCAAGGACGATTGCCACAAAATGGAGGCATTGAAGGTTGAAGCCGAAGCTGCTGACATTGCAAAATCTCAGGTATTCGAACAAACCTTTTCGGAATGTGATATGCGATTCCTATTCATTAATCTGTTGCCCTTTGTCCAAACTACTAAATCTCGTTTTTGCTAATAACAACAGTTTTTAGCTACCGTTTCACACGAAATAAGAACTCCCATGAATGGAATCTTAGGTAAGGTGAACCTTTTCCTTGTTCGATTTTTAGGGTTTCGTTTAAAAGAATCAATTTCGGTATCTTAAATCTCTTTAATGTCGCTTTGTTATTGCAGGAATGCTTGCTCTGCTTCTTGACACGGATTTGAGTTCGACTCAAAGGGATTATGCTCAAACAGCACAAGCCTGTGGAAAAGCGCTGATAACATTGATAAATGAAGTGTTGGATCGAGCAAAAATTGAAGCGGGGAAATTAGAACTCGAGATCGTCCCGTTTGATCTTCGCTCAATACTCGATGATGTTCTCTCTTTATTCTCCGAGAAGTCTAGGAAGAAAGGTGTCGAGGTAGGGACCACGAAGCTTTCCGTACAAATTCATATATTCTTCATGATTGTATACTGCATTGATATACTTGTCAGTAATTCATATTGCAGTTAGTTTGTGTTTTTTCtgttttatattaaattttctcGGTTTCTTTCTCCGAGTCATAGCATTTCTTGTGTACTTACTTGTGTTTTTCGCCTGAATTGCGGTGGGTGGTGTTCACTCCTTCCCGACACTACACTAATTTATGGAAGTGAAGTTGGCTGTCTTTGTTTCTGACAAGGTTCCTGAAATTGTTTTCGGGGATCCCGGAAGATTCAGACAGGTGATAACAAATCTGGTTGGCAACTCTGTCAAAGTAAGCGATGTCTGAAAACCTTAAACATTCTATTCTATCATCGTAATCTTCTCGTTCTTGGAGACAATATGAACATTTAAAGACTACGATCACATTAATCTATTGATGACATACAATTTTCCTATCGTCCTTGTAGAAACTTTAACAAGAATGTAAATGAATCATTAGACTTTTAGTAGAAATGTTGTTTAAGTATGAATAGCCTTTTATAAGATTTGCGTTAtttacatattgattttttttttttttttttttgtcttaacaGTTCACTGAACGAGGGCATGTATTTGTTCAAGTTAGTCTAGCCGAAGAAGCAAAGGCAAAATCCGAAGCATGCTTGAATGGAGGATCGGAAAGATTTATACCGTCGAGTGGGTATCATTGCGAAACCCTTAGCGGTTATGAAGTTGCCGATAACCGGAATACTTGGGACAGTTTTAAGCATGTGATTCCCGATGAACCGTTGTACTATAGAGCTGCGAACAAACTGATGACTGACGATGCGTCTCAGAACGTTACTCTGATGGTATCTGTTGAAGATACCGGGATTGGGATCCCGTTACACGCACAAGACAGAGTTTTCACGCCCTTTATGCAAGCCGACAGTTCCACTTCTAGAAACTATGGAGGAACCGGGATTGGATTAAGCATTAGCAAGTGTCTAGTTGAGCTGATGGGCGGTCAGATAAACTTTATCAGTCGTCCCGATGTAGGAAGCACGTTTTCTTTCACGGTTAACTTCCAAAGACACGAGACAAATGGCAGTGTTGATTTGAAAAAGGGCCTTTCCGATGATTTGCCTATGTCGTTTAAAGGGCTAAGAGCTATTGTCGTTGATGGGAAGCCAGTTAGGGCTTCCGTAACAAAGTATCATTTGAAGAGACTCGGGATCCTTGTCGAGGTGGTGAATAGCATTAAGAAAGCTGTAGCGGTATTGGGGAAAAATGGTTCCCTGATTTCCaagtatgttttatttttatcgaTGAAATTGGTGAAATTCGTTTCGTGTAAGAACACATAGCATTAAGTTATGTACATTGTGTTTGTTTTTGCAGAGGTCAACTTCAGCCGGATATGATTCTTGTCGAGAAAGATGTGTGGATATCTGAAGATGGCGGGGGGCTGAACTTACAGATACCGAACTTGAAACCGAATGGACACACATACAAGGTGCCGAAGATGATTCTCCTTGCGGTGGATATTTCCGGTGCGGAGTTTGAGAAGGCTAAAGCTGCGGGATTTGCGGATACCATCATAATGAAGCCTTTGAGGGCGAGCATGGTGGGGGCGTGCCTTCATCAGGTGTTGGGAATGGGAAAGAAGACCCAAGGAAAAGACGCGTGCAACAAATCAACTCTTCGTGGCCTACTTTGCGGCAAAAGAATCTTGGTGGTCGATGATAACCGGGTAAACCGGAGAGTTGCAGCTGGCGCGCTCAAGAAGTTTGGGGCTGATGTGGAGTGCGCAGAGAGCGGGGCAGCTGCTCTTGCATTGCTTCAGCTACCGCACAATTTTGACGCTTGCTTCATGGACATTCAGATGCCCGAAATGGACGGGTATGTGTAAAATctcttaattttctttactcTTGATGTAAGCCCGACTTGCTCAATTTCACGTCGTATAGGCGAGAACTCTTTTGATCTTTAGGGTAAGAGTAAGTATTGTTTAGTTAAAATGTACTCCATAATACTTTTCTATGCATTTATAAAAAGTGTTATATGTTTcctggtgagacggtctcacacaagactTTTGAGAACTGCATTTGTAGATCATGAAACCGTGACTATAGATATCTAAGCGTGAGCGGATTATGGTTTTGGAACCAAATGCTGTGTACAAATTTGGTTAACGAGGCTGTGAATTTTGTTTGCTGCAGATTTGAAGCCACTCGT from Ipomoea triloba cultivar NCNSP0323 chromosome 7, ASM357664v1 encodes:
- the LOC116024897 gene encoding histidine kinase 4, producing MGQKIHSQSHHHHTVAMRLGEQLSSKRKYTLICRNRLPQLLGCWILLIFFVSSWIFNNMDATHKEKRKEALVSMCDQRARMLQDQFSVSVNHVHALAILVSTFHYYKSPSAIDKETFAEYTARTAFERPLLSGVAYAERVLNSHRGSFEDQHGWTIRTMDKEPSPIRDEYAPVILAQETVSYLESLDMMSGEEDRENILRARATGKAVLTSPFRLLGSNHLGVVLTFPVYKSMLQANPSQQDRIEATAGYLGGAFDVESLVENLLGQLAGNQAIVVNVYDITNSSDPLVMYGQPGEEGDLSLTHVSKLDFGDPFRKHEMICRYLQKAPTAWAAVTTAFFIFVIGFLVGYMIYGAGIHIIKVKDDCHKMEALKVEAEAADIAKSQFLATVSHEIRTPMNGILGMLALLLDTDLSSTQRDYAQTAQACGKALITLINEVLDRAKIEAGKLELEIVPFDLRSILDDVLSLFSEKSRKKGVELAVFVSDKVPEIVFGDPGRFRQVITNLVGNSVKFTERGHVFVQVSLAEEAKAKSEACLNGGSERFIPSSGYHCETLSGYEVADNRNTWDSFKHVIPDEPLYYRAANKLMTDDASQNVTLMVSVEDTGIGIPLHAQDRVFTPFMQADSSTSRNYGGTGIGLSISKCLVELMGGQINFISRPDVGSTFSFTVNFQRHETNGSVDLKKGLSDDLPMSFKGLRAIVVDGKPVRASVTKYHLKRLGILVEVVNSIKKAVAVLGKNGSLISKGQLQPDMILVEKDVWISEDGGGLNLQIPNLKPNGHTYKVPKMILLAVDISGAEFEKAKAAGFADTIIMKPLRASMVGACLHQVLGMGKKTQGKDACNKSTLRGLLCGKRILVVDDNRVNRRVAAGALKKFGADVECAESGAAALALLQLPHNFDACFMDIQMPEMDGFEATRRIRKMENEANERVNGGLEGEGRHKWHVPILAMTADVIHATLDKCLKIGMDGYVSKPFEEENLYKAVAKFFESKPMPDV